The Virgibacillus dokdonensis genome includes a window with the following:
- a CDS encoding 2-oxoglutarate dehydrogenase E1 component, with protein sequence MAQNEESNERFWSEFHGPNMGYVEEQYDLYKADPEAVDPSIKKMFDEHGAPQWLSQAGVSTVAEAQATSIDDVKKLTSAMKLVEAIRRFGHLVADIYPVGRSERTSNLVDAESYGLTQEDLMSIPASWLWEKAPSHVKNGLDVVKELKKYYSGTITFEFDHVNNEEERNWLMDLIETGKARLNLPNDERIQLLDRLAQVEGFEGFLQKTFVGQKRFSIEGLEVMVPMLDQIVKNASADKVENIMMGMAHRGRLAVLAHILGKPYDKIFSEFHHSPNKELIPSEGSTGINYGWTGDVKYHFGATKEPDVKEGATRIRLAHNPSHLEFVNPVVKGFARAAQDSRYEKGYPKQDINKAIPVLIHGDAAFIGEGVVAETLNLSGLPGYTTGGSLHIIANNLLGYTTDQEDGRSTRYASDLAKGFEIPIIHVNADDPIACISAIQIAYEYRQKFHKDFLIDLVGYRRYGHNEMDEPRMTQPDLYSLIDNHPSVSQVFANDLEQKGIINDGQLEEMKQKTESKLRDIYNNMKENETGDCEPKPMPKALKNGLDQFETAIDLETLQSLNKGLLKRPEGFNSNRKLERILKRRENALNDGEKADWGTGEALAYASILRDGIPIRLTGQDSERGTFAHRHLVLHDVETNEKVSPLHIIDDAKASFDIRNSPLSEAGVLGYEYGYSVEATNTLVIWEAQFGDFANAAQVVFDQFISSSRAKWGEKSNMVMLLPHGYEGQGPEHSSARLERFLQMAAENNWIVAYVTSSAQFFHLMRRQAALRNREEARPLIIMTPKSSLIRNERMASSAEEFTNGKFLSLRDQPNLKVSKKNAKRLLLGSGKIMVDIEEEIAHSEEKFDWLRALRVEQIYPFPKEQLASEIKQLPNLEEIVWVQEEPKNMGAWDFVDDYLRDLLQDGQKLRYIGRPDRSSPAVGEPNVHKTEQKQIIQEAIAPSQGGDSNE encoded by the coding sequence GTGGCACAAAATGAAGAATCCAATGAGCGATTCTGGTCAGAATTTCATGGTCCTAACATGGGGTATGTAGAAGAACAATATGATTTATACAAAGCGGATCCAGAGGCAGTAGATCCATCCATTAAAAAGATGTTCGATGAGCATGGAGCCCCTCAATGGTTATCCCAAGCAGGTGTTTCAACTGTAGCAGAAGCTCAAGCTACATCCATAGACGATGTGAAGAAACTTACCTCAGCAATGAAACTTGTTGAGGCTATTCGACGTTTCGGGCATCTCGTGGCAGATATTTATCCAGTTGGAAGAAGTGAACGAACGTCTAACTTAGTAGATGCAGAAAGCTATGGATTGACACAAGAAGACTTGATGAGCATTCCAGCTTCTTGGTTATGGGAAAAAGCTCCTAGCCATGTAAAAAATGGATTAGATGTAGTAAAAGAGTTGAAAAAGTATTATTCTGGCACAATTACGTTTGAATTTGATCATGTAAATAACGAAGAAGAACGCAATTGGTTAATGGATCTAATTGAAACTGGTAAGGCAAGGCTTAATCTACCAAATGACGAGAGAATTCAGTTGCTTGACCGACTTGCTCAAGTAGAAGGGTTTGAAGGATTTTTACAAAAGACCTTTGTTGGTCAAAAGCGTTTTTCTATTGAAGGGTTAGAAGTCATGGTCCCTATGCTTGATCAGATTGTAAAAAATGCAAGCGCGGACAAAGTAGAGAATATTATGATGGGGATGGCTCATCGTGGTCGCCTTGCTGTTTTAGCACATATTCTTGGAAAACCATATGATAAAATTTTCTCGGAGTTTCACCATTCGCCAAATAAAGAATTGATACCTTCTGAAGGTTCAACCGGCATTAATTATGGCTGGACAGGTGATGTGAAATATCATTTCGGTGCAACAAAGGAACCAGATGTGAAAGAGGGAGCGACACGGATTCGTTTAGCACACAACCCTTCACATTTAGAATTTGTTAACCCGGTTGTAAAAGGCTTTGCACGTGCAGCGCAAGATTCTCGTTATGAAAAAGGCTATCCTAAGCAGGATATAAATAAAGCGATTCCTGTATTAATTCATGGAGATGCGGCGTTTATTGGCGAAGGTGTGGTTGCAGAGACTTTAAATTTAAGTGGTTTACCAGGCTATACGACTGGTGGCTCCTTGCATATTATTGCTAATAATTTACTCGGATACACTACCGATCAAGAAGATGGTCGTTCTACTCGATATGCAAGTGATCTCGCGAAAGGTTTTGAAATTCCCATTATCCATGTGAATGCAGACGATCCAATTGCTTGTATTTCAGCTATTCAAATTGCTTACGAGTATCGCCAGAAATTCCATAAAGATTTTCTTATTGATTTAGTTGGTTATCGTCGCTATGGTCATAATGAAATGGACGAACCAAGAATGACTCAGCCAGATTTGTATAGTTTAATTGATAATCATCCTTCCGTTTCACAAGTTTTTGCAAATGACTTGGAACAAAAAGGGATTATTAATGATGGACAGTTGGAAGAAATGAAGCAAAAAACAGAGTCCAAGCTGCGGGACATTTATAATAATATGAAAGAGAATGAAACAGGAGATTGCGAACCAAAGCCAATGCCAAAAGCTTTGAAAAATGGTTTGGATCAGTTTGAAACAGCTATTGATTTAGAAACGTTACAATCCCTAAACAAAGGGCTGTTGAAACGACCTGAAGGTTTTAACAGCAACAGAAAGCTAGAACGTATTTTAAAACGACGTGAGAATGCGCTTAATGATGGGGAAAAAGCGGATTGGGGAACTGGAGAAGCTTTAGCATATGCTTCTATTTTACGAGACGGCATCCCAATTCGACTAACGGGACAAGATTCAGAAAGAGGAACTTTTGCGCATCGTCATCTTGTGTTACACGATGTGGAAACAAATGAAAAAGTTAGCCCCCTGCATATTATAGATGATGCAAAAGCTTCTTTTGACATTCGGAACAGCCCGTTGTCTGAAGCGGGTGTGCTAGGGTACGAATATGGGTATAGTGTTGAAGCAACAAATACACTTGTTATTTGGGAAGCGCAATTTGGAGATTTTGCCAATGCGGCTCAAGTTGTATTTGATCAATTTATTTCTTCTTCTCGGGCGAAGTGGGGAGAAAAATCGAATATGGTCATGTTGCTTCCACACGGTTATGAAGGTCAAGGTCCAGAACATTCCAGTGCTCGCTTGGAACGCTTTTTACAAATGGCAGCAGAGAATAACTGGATTGTAGCATATGTTACTTCATCTGCTCAATTTTTCCATTTAATGCGCCGTCAAGCTGCATTGCGGAATCGTGAAGAAGCTAGACCGTTAATCATAATGACACCAAAAAGTAGTTTAATACGAAATGAGCGAATGGCTTCATCAGCAGAAGAATTTACAAATGGTAAGTTCCTATCGTTACGAGATCAACCTAACTTAAAAGTAAGCAAGAAAAATGCGAAACGCTTACTTCTAGGTAGTGGTAAGATAATGGTAGATATCGAAGAAGAAATAGCACATTCAGAAGAAAAATTTGATTGGTTGCGGGCACTCAGGGTAGAACAAATATATCCGTTCCCTAAAGAACAATTAGCGAGCGAAATAAAGCAGTTGCCAAATTTAGAGGAAATTGTATGGGTCCAAGAAGAGCCGAAAAACATGGGGGCTTGGGACTTTGTTGACGATTATTTAAGAGATTTGCTACAAGACGGGCAGAAGTTGCGCTATATTGGTCGCCCAGACCGTTCATCTCCAGCAGTAGGTGAACCGAATGTGCATAAAACAGAACAGAAGCAGATTATTCAGGAAGCAATAGCCCCATCACAAGGAGGAGATTCTAATGAATGA